Below is a window of Cytophagaceae bacterium DNA.
GGAATTGCTTCAGTGACCAGAATTATTAGTGAAGATGCTGTAGATGAACAAGGTGAGGAAGGTGATGTTCAGTCAGGAGAATCATCAGATAATCCTGAAGTAACTCCCGAATCTTAATAATTAATGAATTGTTAAACAATAAGAAAAAAATAAACCAAATTTTAAATATTTGTCTAAAACAAAAATAAAATCAATTAAAAAATGAAAAAAATAATTGTAGCAGGTTTTATAAGTGTAATCGCTTTAACTGCTAAAGGTCAGACAGCAGCAGACCCTTTAAAAGAGATTGAATGTAAAGGTTATGCCGATGCTGTAAACAAAGCAATTAAAACTTCTGAAAACCCTAAACAAAACGTAAAAAGTGCTACTTGGGTAAAATTGGCAGAAGCATATGTAACTCAGGGAAGTCGTTGTACTGATGATTCATCTGCTGCACAGAAAGCTTTTGATGCTTATTCGAAGGCATTAGAAATTGAAAAAGCAGCGGGTGGAAAAAAATCTAAGGCTATCGAAGAAGCCCTTAGCAGTAAAACAATGAGTGATTTATTCCTATCACAAGGAGCAAACTACTATAATAGCAAAAATCTGGCAATGGCCGCCAAATATTTCGGGATGAGCACTAAGATTAACCCGAAAGATACACTTGCTTCATTGTATTCCGGAATCGTTTATCAGGCGGTAGGAAATAACGAAGATGCAAAAGTGAGTTTCAACAATTATATCGGCAATGGCGGGAAAGATCCGGCGGTATTTTATAGCCTGGCACAGATTCTAAAAGTAGAGAAAAAATGGGATGAGGCAGTGACGATTCTTAGAAAAGGCGTTGCAATGAATCCTGCTGATAAAGATTTGAAAAATGAAATTATCAATACTTATATCGTTTCAAACAATATTGATGGAGCTATTGCTGACCTAAATAAAATGGTTGAAAATGACCCTACAAATGTTTTAAATCTTTCTAATCTTGGATTGCTATACGATAGCAAATCACAGGATTATAACTCAGAAATTTTCAAAATTAAAGATGCAATCGAAAAACACAGCACTGTTGATCTGGAGAAAAAGCTGGAAAATGAAAAGGATAAACTTTCAGCTTATCAAAGTGAGATTGCCAATTTAACTACAAAATTGAAAAAAGAACCTAAAACAGCCGCTGCCACTAAAAAGAGAATTGCTGAGGTAACAAGTCAAAAAGTGAGTATTGAAGAGGGGATAACCAAGATCCAAAGTGAAATTGAAACCAAAAAAGCGGATTTGAGCTCTGTAGGTTTGGATGCTAAATTGCCCGAACTAATTCAAAACCAGAAGTCATTTCAAGATAAAGCATTGAATATTTATAATAAAGTTCTGGCTTTGGATCCGGACCACTATGAAACTAATTTCAATATGGCAGTATTATATTTTAATCAGGCCGTAGAGACTAAAAAAGCAGTTGATGCGATGGATATGAAAACTTTCCAGAAAGAAGGTAAAGTAATTGAGCAAAAAGCTTGCGAACAGTTTAGTATTGCAAAACCATATTTTGATAAATGTCAAACATTAAAATCTGATGATGATATGGTTATTGAAAACTTAAAAAATCTAAACCGTATATTGGAACAGTGTAAAAACTAATTTCTGCAAAATAGGCCACAAGATATTGTGGCCTATTTTATATTTTAATATTTAACATAATATAAATTATAAAACAAATCATAAATCAGAAAATAAGATATAATTATTATTTAGGAATAAATGATTCAACCGTACCATCAGAATAAAAAATCATAACTTTTACTTCTTTTCTTTCCTGATTCGGTAAGGCCTGAGAATTGAATATTTTTTCTTCACCTTTATATTGTATGGGAATATTCAATTCTCGTTCATCATAAAAATCATCAGATCTAAATTGAAAATTAAGATCTTTGGCTAGTTTTTGAATTATTGTTTTGTCGATGTCTTTTTCATCTGAAATCCATTCATAACCGAGCTCAGGAAATTTGCTAATTATTTTCTGAATAATCTCCAGGCTGGGTTTATTTCTGTTAGAAAGAATGTGGCTTATTATAGGTCTGCTAACGTTTATATAATCAGCAAATCTGGCTGCACTCAAACCAAGCCCTATAATTAACTTTTCTATCTTATCCCTTAATTCCATAACACAAATGTAGCAAATTTGTGCAATAATTGACAAATAAATTCAAAATAAATAACATTTGTTAATTATATACATATACATACTTAAAATTATTGACAAAAAAAGTCAACTTTTTTGCAGGATAATTATAAATAGAAAGCTTGTTGGATTTAATTTTTTAGGAGATAATATTTGCAAAAAGAATTTGGGTTTCGGCTTTGTGTTTTCCTATAATAAACTAATTGCTATATCCATTAAACTAATTAAGAACTAGGGACTCAGTTTTTTTTAAACTGAGTCCTATTTTAAGGGTTCCGGCTTTTGTGCTTTCAAATTATAAAAAAGTTTCTAATCTGCAAACTTATTAAAACAAAAGGGGCTCAATTATTACATTGAGCCCCTTTTTAATTATTATTATTCTAATTAAACACTAACATTATTTTCTCTAAGTGCTTGATTTAATGAAGTTTTTAAGTCAGTACTTTCCTTTCTTTTTCCAATTATCAATGCACACGGTATGCCATATTCTCCGGCAGGAAAAGCTTTCGTAAGCGTACCAGGTATTACAACTGAGTTATCAGGTACATGTCCGATATATTGAACAGGCTCCGGTCCGGTAACGTCAATAATCTTTGAGCTACCTGTAATCGTTACTCCGGCACCAAGTACTGCTTTTTTACCGATATGTGCTCCTTCAACCACAATGCATCTTGATCCAATAAATGCACCGTCTTCAATTATAACAGGGCTTGCCTGAGGTGGCTCCAAAACACCTCCAATGCCTACACCCCCACTTAAATGTACATTTTTACCAATTTGGGCACAACTTCCTACTGTGGCCCAAGTATCTATCATTGTACCTTCATCGATATAAGCACCAATATTTACATATGAGGGCATTAAAATTACTCCAGGGGCAATATAAGAACCATATCTTGCTACTGCAGGAGGAACCACTCTTACACCCAGTTCTTTATAGTTTCTTTTTAACTCCATTTTATCATGGTATTCAAAGATTCCTGCTTCCAGGACTTCCATTTGTCTCAAAGGGAAAAATAAAATAATGGCTTTTTTCACCCACTCATTAGTCACCCATTCGTTATTGCTATTTAAATTAGCCACCCTAATTTCCCCAAGATCCACTCTTCTCACCACTTCATTGATAGCATCTACTGTACTTTTTTCTTTTAAAAGAGTTCTATCCTCCCATGCTGCCAATATCAATTCCTCCATTGTATTATTTTTATTATATTTTGAAATAGTTTTACTTAATTAAGATACACTTAAATTGTACGAAATCAATCTGTTAAAGTTATAAAATAAAAGACTTTTTCAGGATCAGAAATTTCATTTTTTTTACCCGAATATTATTTCGTTAAAGAAAAATATAATACAAATATAAGATTTTTTAGGTTAAGATAAAAAATAAAAGAGCATGCTAATGTACTAAAATTATTAGTAATATAGCTTTGTCTCTCCCCTATTGGTATTCTTTAAAAATAATACAATTTCCCCAAATAAAAATCTTAAAACATATTGATTTTTTTAAAGATTGTGTGTTGCTTTTCATAGAATTAAGGCAATAAAAATACTAAATTGATATAGTAATTGGGAATATTATTTCTAATTTTGTGAATCTTTTTTTACATAAAATTTGAAGACAATGAAAAACATCAAAGTAGCAATTAATGGATTTGGCCGGATTGGTCGTTTGGTTTACAGACAAATATATAACATGGAAGGTATCGATGTTGTAGCTATCAACGATTTAACAAGCCCCAAAACCCTTGCTCACTTGCTAAAATATGACACAGCTCAAGGTAGATTTGAAGAAAAAGTGGAATCTACTGAGAATTCAATTATCGTAAATGGCGATTCAATTAATATTTATGCTCAGAGAGATCCGGCACAAATTCCTTGGGGATCACATGATGTAGATGTGGTTTTGGAATGCACAGGATTTTTTGCAGATGCCGCTAAAGCAAGTGCTCATATCACTGCTGGTGCCAAAAGAGTTGTGATTTCAGCTCCTGCTACCGGTGATTTGAAAACTGTAGTATTCAATGTTAATCATGACATTTTGGATGGAACAGAGACCATAATAAGTGGAGCTTCTTGTACTACCAACTGTCTTGCTCCAATGGCACAAGTTTTAGAGAATGAATATGGCATAGTTAATGGTTTGATGACAACTATTCATGCATACACTAATGACCAAAACACTCAGGATGCACCTCATGCAAAAGGTGATTTGAGAAGGGCAAGAGCGGCAGCACAAAATATTGTTCCTAATAGTACAGGGGCAGCTAAAGCAATTGGTTTGGTTTTGCCTAGTTTGAAAGGAAAACTTGACGGATCAGCTCAGAGAGTTCCAACCCTGACAGGATCATTAACTGAATTGACTTGTGTACTTGGCAAAAAAGTTACTGTTGAAGAAATCAATAAAGCTATGGCAGCCGCTGCTAACGAAAGCTTTGGTTACACAGAAGATGAAATTGTAAGCTCAGATATTATCGGAATCAGCTTCGGATCGTTGTTTGATGCTACTCAGACAAGAGTTCAAACAGTAGGTGATACTCAATTAGTGAGAACTATTAGCTGGTATGATAACGAGATGTCTTATGTATCTCAATTGGTTAGAACAGTGAAATATTTTGCCTCGTTGATTAAGTAATTTCGAAATTAATTTCAACAATTAAAAAGAGCTTCAAATCACTTTGAAGCTCTTTTTTTATGCCTGGCTTTTATGTAATGAATATCTGAGCCTTTTTGATGGAATAGTTGTTCATAGTGGGTTTTGATTTCAAAATGTTCTTTGTTGAGTTCGGAGAGATATAAGTTATCAGTGAAATCAATTATTTCAAATTCAGGATCAGACTTAATTACTTCCAGTGAATATTCGTATAAGAATTTACTATCAGTCTTCAAATGAAATAAACCTTCGTTTTTTAAGTAGATTTTATATAAATTCAAAAATTTCGTATTAGTCAACCTCCTTTTTTCTTCTTTGTCCCTGGGCTGTGGGTCAGGGTGAATCAACCAAATTTCATCTACTTCATCAGGGACAAAAAACTCATCCAGATATTGAATTCCGGTCCTAAGAAATGCTACGTTTTTCAGGCCAAACTCAATTGCTTTTTTTGATCCTCTGGCTATTCTATCACCTTTTATGTCAATTCCAATGTAATTTGTCTCTGGAAATTCTTTTCCAAGTCCAACGGTATATTCACCTTTTCCACAAGCAAGCTCAAGTGAAATTGGGTTTTGATTCTTAAAGTAAACCTCATTCCATTTCCCTTTTATTGTGGTATATAATTCTTTACCTCTTTCAATAACATTTTGAGCAGTTTGGTTATGTTCAAACCGGGGTAGTTTCTTTCTTGACAATTCTTATAATTCGTTTAATTCTGAGACTAAATATGTACTTCCACCCACAAAAATAATATCTTTTTGGGAGGAAATTGATCTTACATGTGCCAAAGCTTGATTAACATTTGTGTAGGTTTCAGATATTAACCCATATTTATCTCCAAAATCTTTTAAAAAAGAAGGATTATGGGCCCTAAATGAGTCAAATGTGGTAAAATAATATTTTGCGTTACTGGGAAAGAGATCGAAAACCTTTTTTAAGTCTTTATCTTTTACAAACCCCAATATAAGATGTAAATTATCGAATTTAGCCTCAGAAAGCCTTTTTAAAGTTATTTTCAATGCATGTTCGTTATGTCCGGTATCACAAATAACCAATGGATTTCTATTTAATATTTGCCATCTGCCTTTTAAATTAGTATTAGTCACAACTTTTTTAATTCCATCCAACATGTTTTTTGTAGAAATGACTACACCAATTTTGTTTAAAACCGAACATGTTTGAAAAACACCAATTATATTAGCAATTTGATAAAAACCAACTAACTCTGAATTTACCTCAAAAGTATCCAAAGAATAATTATCAGTTATAGTAAATGAAAGTTTATCAATACTATCTTTCAGATTAGAAATATTAAAAGACTCTGAGGCAAAATATATATCAGAATGACATTCTGAAGCCTTATTATTAAAAACAGGAGCTGTTTCAGCATTATATTCAGAAATAATAACCGGAATCCCAGGTTTTATTATTCCTGCCTTTTCTTTTGCAATCTCTTGTAAGGTATTGCCTAAAATGTCCATGTGGTCAAAACCAATATTGGTTATCAAAGAGCAGATAGGGCTAATTATATTAGTAGAATCAAGCCTCCCTCCCAGCCCAACTTCAACCACTGCATAGTCCACTTTTTCTTCGGAAAATACCTTAAATGCAAGTGCTACTGTAAGTTCAAAAAATGAAGGTTCAATTTCTTCTATCAGTTGTTTATTTTTTTCAACAAAATCAACAACATAGCTTTTAGAAATTAATTCTCCGTTTATTCTGAACCTTTCTCTGAAATCTTTGAGATGAGGAGAAGTATATAATCCTACTTTAAAACCGGCTTCCTGTAAAATAGAGGCTAAAAAATGAGAACTACTACCCTTTCCGTTGGTACCGGCAATATGAATGCTCTTAAAATCATTCTGCGGGTTTCCAAGAGCTTCACACAGAAGTTTTATATTGGTAAGCTTTGGTTTTATAGCCTTTTTACCTAATTTTTGAAAAACAGGTAATTGACTGTAAAGATATTCGATGGTTTGATCGTAAGTCATTCCCAAATATTATCCCCTGGTGATATTAATGGTAATTGTACCTGTTGATCTTGGCGGTGGTGTACCTTCAGGTACCAGGTTGGTTTTTAGTTTTTTGGTAATTTGAGATTTGTAATAATTTGTAACTGAAGGACTTAGAGAAGTTTCTACAACATCAATTCTTTGTACATCACCAAAATCATCAATAATAACTTTGAATTTTATTCTACCAGTTTCCGATGAATTATCTTTCGGAATATTCAAAGGGCCTTTATTTTTCCAACCTGAAATACTCACTGAAGCACCACTATTACCGGTTCCGGAACCACCTTTTCCTGGTTTACCCATCATACTTTTTCCGTCCATTGTACCTCGAGGATCACCTTTATCACCTACTTCGCCAGGTTTGCCATCTCCATTATTATTTCCACCAATACCCGATTTCGTACCAATTGTTCCATTTGAATTACTACTACCTGTTCCTGGTTTTTTAAAAATCGATCCGTTATCTACTGAGCGTTCCGGTTTTGGGGCAGCTGGTGTGGTAGTTTTGGAATTGTTGTTT
It encodes the following:
- a CDS encoding helix-turn-helix transcriptional regulator codes for the protein MELRDKIEKLIIGLGLSAARFADYINVSRPIISHILSNRNKPSLEIIQKIISKFPELGYEWISDEKDIDKTIIQKLAKDLNFQFRSDDFYDERELNIPIQYKGEEKIFNSQALPNQERKEVKVMIFYSDGTVESFIPK
- a CDS encoding 2,3,4,5-tetrahydropyridine-2,6-dicarboxylate N-succinyltransferase translates to MEELILAAWEDRTLLKEKSTVDAINEVVRRVDLGEIRVANLNSNNEWVTNEWVKKAIILFFPLRQMEVLEAGIFEYHDKMELKRNYKELGVRVVPPAVARYGSYIAPGVILMPSYVNIGAYIDEGTMIDTWATVGSCAQIGKNVHLSGGVGIGGVLEPPQASPVIIEDGAFIGSRCIVVEGAHIGKKAVLGAGVTITGSSKIIDVTGPEPVQYIGHVPDNSVVIPGTLTKAFPAGEYGIPCALIIGKRKESTDLKTSLNQALRENNVSV
- the gap gene encoding type I glyceraldehyde-3-phosphate dehydrogenase is translated as MKNIKVAINGFGRIGRLVYRQIYNMEGIDVVAINDLTSPKTLAHLLKYDTAQGRFEEKVESTENSIIVNGDSINIYAQRDPAQIPWGSHDVDVVLECTGFFADAAKASAHITAGAKRVVISAPATGDLKTVVFNVNHDILDGTETIISGASCTTNCLAPMAQVLENEYGIVNGLMTTIHAYTNDQNTQDAPHAKGDLRRARAAAQNIVPNSTGAAKAIGLVLPSLKGKLDGSAQRVPTLTGSLTELTCVLGKKVTVEEINKAMAAAANESFGYTEDEIVSSDIIGISFGSLFDATQTRVQTVGDTQLVRTISWYDNEMSYVSQLVRTVKYFASLIK
- the trmB gene encoding tRNA (guanosine(46)-N7)-methyltransferase TrmB, translating into MSRKKLPRFEHNQTAQNVIERGKELYTTIKGKWNEVYFKNQNPISLELACGKGEYTVGLGKEFPETNYIGIDIKGDRIARGSKKAIEFGLKNVAFLRTGIQYLDEFFVPDEVDEIWLIHPDPQPRDKEEKRRLTNTKFLNLYKIYLKNEGLFHLKTDSKFLYEYSLEVIKSDPEFEIIDFTDNLYLSELNKEHFEIKTHYEQLFHQKGSDIHYIKARHKKRASK
- a CDS encoding bifunctional folylpolyglutamate synthase/dihydrofolate synthase, which gives rise to MTYDQTIEYLYSQLPVFQKLGKKAIKPKLTNIKLLCEALGNPQNDFKSIHIAGTNGKGSSSHFLASILQEAGFKVGLYTSPHLKDFRERFRINGELISKSYVVDFVEKNKQLIEEIEPSFFELTVALAFKVFSEEKVDYAVVEVGLGGRLDSTNIISPICSLITNIGFDHMDILGNTLQEIAKEKAGIIKPGIPVIISEYNAETAPVFNNKASECHSDIYFASESFNISNLKDSIDKLSFTITDNYSLDTFEVNSELVGFYQIANIIGVFQTCSVLNKIGVVISTKNMLDGIKKVVTNTNLKGRWQILNRNPLVICDTGHNEHALKITLKRLSEAKFDNLHLILGFVKDKDLKKVFDLFPSNAKYYFTTFDSFRAHNPSFLKDFGDKYGLISETYTNVNQALAHVRSISSQKDIIFVGGSTYLVSELNEL